caatagtctaaccttgaggtcataaacacatgaactaacatttctgcatttgacgttgagagcataggtcgcaatttatatatgtttttgagatgaaaaaacacagttttacagatgctagaaatatggctttcaaataaaagattgctatcaaacagcacacctaggttcctgactgatgaagaagaattgacagagcagccatcaagtgttagataatgttctaggttattacatgtggggtttttaggtccgataattaacacctctgttttttcagaatttagcagtaaaaaattactcgtcatccagttttttatatcgactatttattccgttagtttctcaatttggtgtgtttcaccgggccgcgaagaaatatagtgctgagtatcatcagcataacagtgaaatcTAACACCAtatctcctgataatatctcccaagggtaacatgtaaagcgtgaaaagtaacggccctagtactgagccttgaggtactccatactgcacttgtgattgatatgatacctcttcattcactgctacgaactgatgacGGTCAGGTAaatacgatttgaaccatgctaaggcacttccactaatgccaacaaagttttctagtctattcaaaagaatgttgtggttgatagtgtcgaacgcagcgctaagatccagtagaactaataaagagatacaaccacgatcagatgatagaagcaggtcatttgtaaccttagatacggttgctcctttacgcttaaggaagattaaggataagagtccaacaccatggtataatgagcacactcgcaccctaaagagagcagccggaAAATGGAGTGCAAAATACCCGTCCACAGAACATCATTCCTGCTGATTTTGATGTCGGCGAACAGGCCGATTTTGATGACTTGCCACAGGAGTCCCAGCACTAAATGCTGCCTGCCCTCTTTCAGGTCCTCTGCTCCGATGTTCACCACGTGGCAGCCGATGGCGGAGGCCGAGTTCAGTGCCAGGTTCAGATTCTCCTGCACGTTTAAACATGAACACCAGCATTAAAATCAGTAAAGCAGCAGCAAGTGAGACAGTCCAGCAGATCGTGGACGGACCTGGATGGTGAAGGGCGTCAGCTTCTTCTTGTTGATGGTTCTCTCGTCGATAGTGTCCGGCACAGACAGGTTGATCATTTTACTGCGAACAGAGTGTAAACTCATATGTCTGACGAGTGAAATACAGCCGTATTGAATGTGAAGGTGTTTTTGCGCTGCAGTACCAGAGCACGATGCCGTCGCCCACCGCGGTGAACAGATCGTTGGAGCTGGGATCCATGGGAAGAACATGCTGGCAGTCCGGATCCTTCTCCAGCGCTTTATTGACCCAGTTCACGAACGCCACCTTCTCCTCCTCTGCACACGGCCCACACAACACAGTTAGTTAGAAAAATTAGTgcttgttttgaaatgtttctataacgttaaaatgtccagttttcttgtcatgattaaaatgttatttaaaggttacaaaaacgttCTTACAatgttcatcaagtacaaataacatcATAAGGACATTTAGAGAAAGTTGATCATTATGAGAacatatatcaaatattaatcaagttataagaacattccaTAAATATTACTTTAAGAACATTTTGTCCAAACAATTATGTCTCACCGGAGTACGAGTGCTGCGTTCCCGACTGTTCTGAGGTTCCTGCCACTGAACAGATGCCCTCCTTCTTATTGATGGCCTTACGGAAGGTCTTGGCCACTTCTGAGCTCTTCAAGTCATGGACCGCCTGAGACAGACGGGTTTAgcttaaagtttttgtttaaaacaagagCAGCCAGTGGAGTACAGGATTTTTTTGGCAGTGATGGCAGAGCTGTGGCCTTTGACCTGACCTTGGCGAACTCGTCGAAGGTGATCTTCCCGTCCTGGTTGAGGTCCATGGTTCTGCTGAGCTCCTGGACGATCTCACGCACGCGATATCCCGGCAGAGGCAGGTTCGCCGCCTTGAATAGGGCGTTCAGCTCATCGGTGCTGATGTAACCGTTACCGTCCACATCTGtgggatgaggtcaaaggtcagacaCATGCTCTGAATCACTGactcttttagttttagtcagtttatgtttttgctgggttttttttctttttctatttagctttaatatataattttaatttgagtaattttagcacttcaaattatttttctttttttattttaatgttatttttaattttaagagttTCATTTGATATTATTTCAGCATTATTTCAATgagcaaaaaaaatttaattgaatagCTTTTATGACAgcgttttagtgccacgttaaaaaatttaaaaaatctaaaattacgaGATTgaagttgtaatattttgagaataaagtcaaaattatgagaataaagtcaaaattataagaaaaaagtcaaaatagtTTGAGAATaagttcaaaatgttttgaaaaaaaagtcgagatgttttgagaataaagtcagaattacgagattaaagttgaaatattttgagaataaagtcaatatTATGAGAATTAAATTGTAGCAATTAAAGTGATATtattttgagagtatagcctatattgcACATGCAAATGGCTCGGATTGGGTGCTCCGGGAGAAGTTGCCAGGCCAccggaattgatttgaatatgtgtggattattagcagaaatcataccatgtgtcatacagtATACTTGCAGGcacagtatgcttggaaataatatttcacgtcTTCGattgcattcattatttttagtgcGCCAACCACCCAATAATagcaataagctttgtgcttttggtacttttaataaaacaaagtctcagctttcaaaatctgTCGGTTTTATAgtgaaatacaaacaaaatgtcttacaataatgtgtttttcacgctctttaatgtggcgtgacagatcgctgtattccTGTGAATCAGTTATCTTTTCGATTACAATGAGGGTATCACTGGTGCTGCTCGTCAGTGACTAACTTCATATCTATCGGATAGACAGCAATTTGTTAGGATAGATAAGAATAGATCTCGCACTGTCACTATTTCCTGTGGTGTACCCCAAGGTTCTGTACTTGGtccacttttattttttccatttatgtGCTGCCACTGAGTCAGATCATCAGACGTCATGGTCTCAGTTTTCATAGTTACACTGAtgatattcaaatttattttacagttcaaTCCCAACTCAGTTTGTCCACCCCTTTCTATTGTTTTCATGTCTTCAAGAACTTAAAACCTGGATGTCAGATCATTTTTTACAACTAAATGCAGACAAAACCTAAATCCTGCTGGTTGCCCCTAAGTCACAGAGCTCATCTCATCTCCCAGCATGACATCTTCATTGACATCGATGGTGTCCAGATTAGGCCCTCAACAACTGTGCAAAATTTGGGAGTATTGTTCGACTCTGTTTTGATTCACATATTGGTCAGATTGTTAAATCATGCTTTTACCAATTGCATAATTATTGTTCGTATACGACCCTCACTTAATTTTGGAGATGCTGCTCGAGCCCCTATATAACAAGAAATCTGTATATCACTCCCATCCTTCACCAACTTCACtggtgtcacgaatctggtctgcacttccgttcattcaccaccagaggtcactcgctcaccacatggactttcacaccacacatcacaatggactccatttcccatcattcattgcactaattgcacacacagctgtaggcactgatcacacagcatcactaatcacacactctatttaaaccctggactttgtttccctctttgccgagtattgtatgcgtttaccgctcccctagccgtagcaactctacagagcccatGTTAATTATCCTAGTCTTGCCTGGATTAacccattccgtgtttctgttccGTTCcgttcctgtatt
The sequence above is drawn from the Onychostoma macrolepis isolate SWU-2019 chromosome 04, ASM1243209v1, whole genome shotgun sequence genome and encodes:
- the LOC131539221 gene encoding plastin-2-like encodes the protein MAGTSHIPVEEMEDLREAFSKVDVDGNGYISTDELNALFKAANLPLPGYRVREIVQELSRTMDLNQDGKITFDEFAKAVHDLKSSEVAKTFRKAINKKEGICSVAGTSEQSGTQHSYSEEEKVAFVNWVNKALEKDPDCQHVLPMDPSSNDLFTAVGDGIVLCKMINLSVPDTIDERTINKKKLTPFTIQENLNLALNSASAIGCHVVNIGAEDLKEGRQHLVLGLLWQVIKIGLFADIKISRNDVLWTGISSSIDNYTLNNGT